From the Sphingomonas suaedae genome, one window contains:
- a CDS encoding 2-dehydro-3-deoxy-6-phosphogalactonate aldolase, producing the protein MTHLASFDAAFAQCPLIAILRGVRPDEVETIGDALVDAGFTLIEVPLNSPDPLDSIARLARRLSDRAMVGAGTVLREADVAAVADAGGTLIISPNANPAVIAAAAGRGLISLPGIATPTEAFAAVDAGATALKLFPAEAASPTVLKAMRAVLPRDMRVLPVGGIAPDTMQPWRDAGAAGFGLGSALYKPGLTAIEVAERAAVFVAAIRT; encoded by the coding sequence ATGACACATCTTGCCAGCTTCGACGCCGCCTTTGCCCAATGCCCGCTGATCGCGATCCTGCGCGGCGTCCGGCCGGATGAGGTGGAGACGATCGGCGATGCGCTGGTCGATGCCGGCTTCACCCTGATCGAAGTGCCGCTGAACTCCCCCGATCCGCTCGACAGCATCGCGCGACTGGCACGGCGGCTGTCGGACCGGGCGATGGTCGGCGCGGGCACGGTGCTGCGCGAAGCCGATGTCGCCGCCGTTGCCGATGCCGGGGGTACACTGATCATCTCACCCAACGCCAATCCGGCCGTGATCGCGGCGGCCGCCGGGCGCGGCCTGATCTCGCTGCCCGGCATCGCCACGCCGACCGAAGCCTTTGCGGCGGTGGACGCAGGCGCGACCGCGCTCAAGCTGTTCCCGGCCGAAGCGGCGTCGCCCACCGTGCTCAAGGCGATGCGTGCAGTGCTGCCAAGGGACATGCGCGTGCTCCCCGTCGGCGGGATCGCGCCGGACACGATGCAGCCGTGGCGCGATGCCGGGGCGGCCGGCTTCGGACTCGGGTCGGCGCTCTACAAGCCCGGCCTTACCGCAATTGAGGTGGCTGAGCGTGCCGCCGTGTTCGTTGCGGCCATCCGCACCTGA
- a CDS encoding formylglycine-generating enzyme family protein has protein sequence MRHIPGGTFTMGSEQFYEEERPLKRVKIDPFWIDETPVTNAQFAAFVEATGYRTFAELPPDPKLYPGLDPAFAMPGSLVFIKPPAPVPLDDHGNWWDFVAGADWRHPTGPESSVAGMDDHPVVHIAFEDAEAYAKWAGKALPTEAEWEFAARGGHEGREFAWGDELAPDGAVLANYWQGLFPFASTKGGGSFRTTPVGSFPINDYGLSDMIGNVWEWTRDWYGTGALAKTKGSCCVAANPRGARLRDSIDPSTPQVKIGRKVLKGGSHLCAVNYCQRYRPAARHPQAIDSATSHIGFRCVIREH, from the coding sequence ATGCGCCATATCCCGGGCGGCACCTTCACTATGGGCTCGGAGCAGTTTTACGAGGAAGAGCGACCGCTAAAGCGGGTCAAGATCGACCCGTTCTGGATCGACGAGACGCCGGTGACCAACGCGCAATTCGCCGCATTCGTCGAGGCGACCGGCTATCGCACCTTTGCCGAACTGCCGCCCGACCCCAAGCTCTATCCGGGCCTCGATCCGGCATTTGCGATGCCGGGCTCGCTGGTGTTCATCAAGCCGCCCGCCCCGGTTCCGCTCGACGATCATGGCAATTGGTGGGACTTCGTTGCCGGCGCGGACTGGCGCCATCCGACCGGGCCGGAGAGCTCGGTCGCGGGCATGGACGACCACCCGGTGGTGCATATCGCATTCGAGGACGCCGAAGCCTATGCCAAATGGGCAGGCAAGGCGCTCCCCACTGAAGCGGAGTGGGAGTTTGCGGCCCGTGGCGGGCATGAAGGTCGGGAGTTTGCCTGGGGTGACGAACTCGCGCCAGACGGTGCGGTGCTCGCAAATTATTGGCAGGGACTGTTTCCCTTTGCCTCAACCAAAGGGGGCGGCAGTTTTCGCACGACCCCGGTTGGCAGCTTCCCGATCAACGACTACGGCCTGTCGGACATGATCGGCAATGTCTGGGAATGGACGCGCGACTGGTACGGGACGGGCGCGCTGGCCAAAACCAAGGGAAGCTGCTGCGTCGCCGCCAACCCGCGCGGCGCTAGGCTGCGCGACAGCATCGATCCCTCCACACCACAGGTGAAGATCGGGCGCAAGGTGCTGAAGGGAGGTTCGCATTTGTGCGCCGTGAACTATTGCCAGCGCTACCGACCAGCGGCCCGTCACCCCCAGGCGATCGACAGCGCCACCAGCCATATCGGCTTCCGCTGCGTCATCCGCGAGCATTGA
- a CDS encoding SDR family NAD(P)-dependent oxidoreductase, translating to MNRLQGKTALITGGTSGIGLATAKKFVAEGAHVFITGRRQAELDKAVDEVGGAVIGIRSDVASLDDLDRLFDLVREKRGGLDIVFANAGGGDLAPLGMITEEQFDRTFDTNVRGTLFTVQKALPLMQSGGAIILTGSTTGSKGTPAFSVYSASKAAVRNFARSWALDLKDSGIRVNVLSPGATLTPGLQGLASSPEEEKALVAGLTAQTPLGRIGQPEETAAVALFLASEDSSFMTGAEVFVDGGLAQV from the coding sequence ATGAACAGACTTCAAGGAAAGACGGCCCTCATCACCGGCGGCACCAGTGGCATTGGCCTCGCGACCGCAAAGAAATTTGTCGCTGAGGGAGCGCACGTCTTCATCACCGGGCGCCGCCAGGCCGAACTGGACAAGGCCGTCGACGAGGTCGGCGGCGCCGTCATTGGCATTCGCAGCGACGTTGCCAGCCTCGACGATCTCGATCGTCTGTTCGACCTAGTGCGCGAGAAGCGTGGTGGATTGGATATCGTGTTCGCCAATGCCGGGGGTGGCGATTTGGCGCCGCTTGGCATGATTACGGAGGAGCAGTTCGACCGCACCTTCGACACCAACGTTCGTGGCACGCTGTTTACGGTGCAAAAGGCGCTGCCTCTGATGCAATCGGGTGGGGCTATCATTCTCACTGGCTCAACCACCGGTTCGAAAGGCACGCCGGCATTCAGTGTCTACAGCGCGAGTAAGGCCGCGGTCCGCAATTTCGCGCGAAGCTGGGCGCTCGATCTCAAGGACAGCGGCATTCGCGTCAACGTACTTTCGCCTGGAGCGACCTTGACGCCCGGCCTCCAAGGCCTCGCAAGCTCGCCCGAAGAGGAAAAGGCGCTCGTCGCCGGGCTGACTGCACAGACACCGCTAGGTCGGATTGGCCAGCCCGAAGAGACGGCGGCGGTCGCGCTCTTCCTGGCCAGCGAAGACAGCAGCTTCATGACCGGTGCCGAGGTGTTCGTCGACGGAGGTTTGGCGCAGGTCTGA
- a CDS encoding winged helix-turn-helix transcriptional regulator, translating into MQRKVFSCGLDVALAVIGGKWKPLILFHLAHDTRRYGELKRAVGGVSDKMLIQQLKELHADGVVDRRDYQQVPPKVDYSLTPFGKTLADALVPLCAWGTEHITTVEKLVANRAASDLNVTA; encoded by the coding sequence ATGCAGAGGAAGGTTTTCAGCTGCGGCCTTGATGTCGCGCTGGCGGTGATCGGCGGAAAGTGGAAGCCTCTGATCCTGTTCCATCTGGCGCACGACACGCGGCGCTACGGAGAGCTCAAGCGCGCGGTCGGCGGCGTGAGCGACAAGATGCTGATCCAGCAGCTCAAGGAACTGCATGCAGATGGTGTGGTCGATCGGCGCGACTACCAGCAAGTGCCGCCCAAGGTCGATTATTCGCTGACGCCATTCGGCAAGACGCTGGCCGATGCGCTCGTGCCGCTGTGTGCGTGGGGCACAGAACATATCACCACGGTCGAGAAACTCGTGGCTAATCGGGCGGCCAGTGATTTGAACGTCACTGCATAG
- a CDS encoding efflux RND transporter permease subunit codes for MIGRIVTLSVERRWLVLLLTVIVVIIGAFALARLPIDAVPDITNNQVQINVRAPGLSPDLVEKQIAFPIETALAGTPGLEDTRSLSRNGFVQVTAVFTDATDIYFARQQVSERLRAVEGDLPDGATPELGPIATGLGEVYMWTVRMAHRPGDDHPVGQPGLQPDRSYITPEGEHLVSDADKATYLRTVQDWIVVPLLKPVAGLAGVDSIGGYAKQYLVVPDLEKMATMQLTIDDLAQAIRENNRGIGAGTVDRNGEGLSVRSDARLSGIADLARIPVVTRDGVPVLLDQVASVRLGQQLRMGSASENGEEVVVGTAIMRIGENSRDVASSVAGQLAVVNASLPTDIVIEPVLDRTKLVNATISTVTRNLTEGALLVIVVLFALLGNFRAALIAALVIPVTMLLTGFGMLQAGVSANLMSLGALDFGLIVDGAVIIVENALRRIGERQHTQSRTLTRDERLETVASAAREMIRPSVFGQAIIILVYVPLLMLSGIEGKTFTPMALTVIIALAVAFLLSISFVPAAIAIWLSKPVNEKEGRIISALKRRYAPLLDRAMGAPRVTIGVALSAMATGALLFTTLGQEFLPQLDEGDLTVQVLRVPGTSIEQSQKMQSQLERALAKLPQIRFVFSKTGTAEVASDPMQPNISDTFLILKPREEWPDPGLAKAVLIAQVEAELEQLPGQAYEISQPIQMRFNELIAGVRGDVAVKIFGDEPVAMAETAERVADILRTTTGAVDVRVEQTEGLPMLDIRPRRDAIAQLGLSAGAVQDVVAAAIGGRDTGLIFEGDRRFPVTIRLDDSTRSDPDMLARVPVPLPSGGFVPLASVADIGVTEGANQISRENGKRRIVVQANVRGRNVAGVVSDAQAQIAADVRLPAGIYREWGGQFENLASARERLMLVVPLCLGMILLLLYGALGNVRDVGIVFTGVPLALVGGVVALWLRGMPFSISAAAGFIALSGVAVLNGLVMLSSIQALVRDGADRATAGREGALLRFRPVAMTALVASLGFGPMALGHGAGAEVQQPLATVVIGGLISATLLTLVLLPTLYTRFGHDAGGTGEHRKSQRSPYFGVQ; via the coding sequence TGATCGGACGAATCGTAACGCTCTCCGTCGAGCGGCGCTGGCTGGTGCTGCTCCTGACCGTCATCGTCGTCATCATCGGCGCCTTCGCCCTGGCGCGGCTGCCGATCGACGCGGTGCCCGACATCACCAATAACCAGGTGCAGATCAATGTCCGCGCGCCCGGCCTGTCGCCCGACCTGGTCGAAAAGCAGATCGCGTTCCCGATCGAAACCGCACTGGCCGGGACGCCGGGGCTTGAGGATACACGCTCGCTCAGTCGCAATGGCTTTGTCCAGGTGACGGCGGTGTTCACCGACGCGACCGATATCTATTTCGCGCGGCAACAGGTCTCCGAACGATTGCGCGCTGTCGAGGGCGACTTGCCAGACGGCGCAACCCCCGAGCTGGGACCGATCGCGACCGGGCTTGGCGAAGTCTATATGTGGACGGTCCGCATGGCGCATCGACCGGGGGACGATCATCCCGTCGGCCAGCCGGGCCTCCAGCCCGATCGCAGCTATATCACGCCAGAGGGCGAGCATCTGGTCAGCGATGCCGACAAGGCGACCTATCTGCGTACCGTGCAGGACTGGATCGTCGTACCCCTGCTCAAGCCGGTAGCGGGACTGGCGGGGGTCGATTCGATCGGCGGCTATGCAAAGCAATATCTTGTCGTCCCCGACCTCGAGAAGATGGCGACGATGCAGCTTACGATCGACGATCTGGCGCAGGCGATCCGCGAGAATAACCGCGGCATCGGCGCGGGAACGGTCGACCGCAATGGCGAAGGGCTGAGTGTTCGCTCCGATGCGCGGCTTTCGGGCATCGCCGATCTCGCCCGCATTCCCGTCGTCACGCGCGACGGCGTGCCCGTGCTGCTCGACCAGGTCGCCAGCGTGCGTCTTGGCCAGCAATTGCGGATGGGATCGGCGTCGGAGAATGGCGAGGAAGTCGTTGTCGGCACTGCGATCATGCGGATCGGCGAGAACAGCCGCGACGTCGCCTCCTCGGTTGCCGGTCAGCTTGCGGTGGTCAACGCATCGCTCCCTACCGACATCGTCATAGAGCCGGTGCTCGACCGCACCAAGCTGGTCAATGCGACGATCAGCACGGTTACGCGCAACCTGACCGAAGGCGCATTGCTGGTGATCGTCGTGTTATTCGCGTTGCTCGGCAATTTCCGCGCGGCGCTGATCGCGGCGCTGGTGATCCCGGTGACAATGCTGCTCACCGGCTTCGGTATGCTTCAGGCGGGCGTGTCGGCCAATTTGATGAGTCTTGGCGCACTCGATTTCGGACTGATCGTCGATGGCGCCGTCATCATCGTCGAAAACGCACTGCGCCGGATCGGGGAACGCCAGCATACCCAAAGCCGGACACTGACGCGCGACGAGCGGCTGGAAACCGTGGCAAGCGCCGCGCGTGAGATGATCCGCCCATCGGTGTTCGGTCAGGCGATCATCATCCTGGTGTATGTACCGCTGCTGATGCTGTCGGGGATCGAGGGCAAGACCTTCACCCCGATGGCGCTCACGGTGATCATCGCGCTGGCCGTCGCATTTCTGCTGTCGATCAGTTTTGTGCCCGCGGCCATCGCCATCTGGCTCAGCAAACCGGTTAACGAGAAAGAAGGCCGGATCATCAGCGCGCTAAAGCGCAGATACGCGCCGCTTCTCGACCGCGCGATGGGCGCACCGCGCGTTACCATCGGCGTCGCGCTGAGCGCGATGGCAACGGGCGCGCTGCTGTTTACGACGCTGGGGCAGGAATTTCTGCCGCAGCTCGACGAAGGCGATCTGACTGTGCAGGTGCTGCGCGTGCCGGGCACATCGATCGAACAGAGCCAGAAGATGCAGTCGCAACTCGAACGCGCTTTGGCGAAACTGCCCCAAATTCGCTTTGTATTCTCCAAGACAGGCACGGCGGAAGTCGCCTCCGATCCGATGCAACCCAATATCTCCGATACCTTCCTGATCCTGAAACCGCGCGAGGAATGGCCCGATCCGGGGCTCGCCAAGGCCGTGTTGATCGCGCAGGTGGAGGCCGAACTCGAACAACTGCCGGGGCAAGCCTATGAGATCAGCCAGCCGATCCAGATGCGGTTCAACGAACTGATCGCCGGTGTGCGCGGCGACGTCGCGGTCAAGATATTTGGCGACGAGCCTGTAGCGATGGCGGAAACCGCAGAGCGTGTCGCCGATATCCTTCGCACCACCACGGGCGCGGTCGATGTGCGGGTCGAGCAGACCGAAGGACTGCCGATGCTCGACATACGGCCCCGCCGAGACGCGATTGCACAGCTCGGCCTGTCGGCGGGGGCGGTGCAGGATGTCGTCGCCGCGGCCATTGGCGGGCGCGATACCGGCCTCATTTTCGAAGGCGACCGTCGTTTCCCGGTCACGATCCGGCTCGACGACAGCACGCGCAGCGATCCCGATATGCTCGCACGTGTGCCGGTGCCCCTGCCCTCGGGCGGCTTCGTTCCCCTGGCGAGCGTCGCCGATATCGGCGTGACTGAGGGCGCCAATCAGATCAGCCGCGAGAATGGCAAGCGGCGCATCGTCGTGCAGGCGAATGTGCGCGGACGCAATGTGGCGGGCGTGGTCTCCGATGCACAGGCACAGATCGCGGCCGACGTCAGGCTACCTGCCGGCATCTATCGCGAATGGGGCGGTCAGTTCGAGAACCTGGCCTCCGCGCGGGAGCGGCTGATGCTGGTGGTGCCCTTGTGCCTCGGCATGATCCTCCTCCTGCTTTACGGCGCGCTCGGCAATGTCCGCGATGTCGGCATCGTCTTTACCGGCGTGCCGCTCGCGCTGGTCGGTGGCGTTGTGGCACTGTGGTTGCGCGGCATGCCCTTTTCGATCTCCGCAGCGGCAGGATTCATCGCGCTGTCCGGCGTGGCAGTGCTCAATGGTCTGGTGATGTTGTCCTCGATCCAGGCGCTGGTGCGCGACGGCGCCGATCGCGCCACGGCAGGGCGAGAGGGTGCGCTGCTTCGTTTTCGCCCGGTCGCCATGACCGCGCTCGTCGCTTCGCTTGGCTTTGGTCCCATGGCGCTCGGCCATGGCGCTGGGGCGGAAGTACAGCAGCCGCTGGCAACCGTAGTAATTGGCGGCCTGATCTCGGCGACGCTGCTCACACTGGTTCTGCTACCCACCCTGTATACAAGGTTCGGACATGATGCTGGGGGGACTGGTGAGCATCGCAAATCGCAACGTTCGCCATACTTTGGCGTACAGTAA